The following are encoded in a window of Aerococcus sanguinicola genomic DNA:
- a CDS encoding prepilin peptidase has product MFILSQIYLFFALACLASFLMLWAYRTIHSGAIIWGRSQCDHCQTRLPYWTLCPILGYLLCRGRCQVCRAPVPLYYPLIELLFACTAFYLISQEAYSDLVILAILTLMTATDLTALVVPNRFQILLFLACLAREETWQLERWLQALALCLALYALNQIIKEGLGGADIKLFTSLCLAYGLSASLEIIFLSSALALAYFFLSHQAKHHPLPFVPFISLAVVILLLFP; this is encoded by the coding sequence ATGTTCATACTCAGTCAAATCTATTTATTCTTTGCCTTAGCCTGCCTAGCATCCTTTCTCATGCTCTGGGCCTACCGCACCATCCACTCCGGTGCCATTATTTGGGGACGGTCCCAGTGCGACCATTGCCAGACCAGACTCCCTTATTGGACCCTCTGCCCCATCCTCGGCTATCTGCTCTGCCGGGGCAGGTGCCAAGTCTGCCGAGCCCCTGTCCCTCTCTACTACCCTCTCATTGAGCTTCTCTTCGCTTGTACGGCCTTCTACCTGATCTCTCAAGAGGCTTACAGCGATCTGGTTATTCTCGCTATCCTAACTCTTATGACAGCCACAGACCTCACTGCCCTGGTCGTCCCTAACCGCTTCCAGATCCTCCTCTTCCTAGCCTGCCTAGCACGCGAAGAGACCTGGCAATTAGAGCGCTGGCTCCAGGCCCTGGCCCTTTGTCTGGCCCTCTACGCCCTCAACCAGATCATCAAGGAAGGTCTTGGCGGAGCGGATATTAAGCTCTTCACCAGCCTCTGCCTAGCATACGGCCTATCCGCCAGTCTGGAAATCATCTTCCTCAGCTCAGCCCTAGCCCTGGCCTATTTCTTCCTCAGCCACCAAGCCAAGCACCACCCCCTTCCCTTCGTCCCCTTCATCAGCCTGGCTGTGGTTATCCTTCTACTTTTCCCATAG
- a CDS encoding nitroreductase family protein, which translates to MCAANEWLDKQLDHRTIREFKDQAVPEEIVDQLAEVAMRTATSEGMQMASIIRVKDPDKRQAIAEVGKQEYIARAPELWIFLVDTYRNQQIAEREGRENLAAHQLERFLQGYSDAVLMAQNVNNAVESLGMGAVFLGSIQNNMGQMIDILDLPALTAPVLGLAFGEPNQSPQLKPRMPKSLRFFEDTYHLPEDAESLLEDYDQEMTTYYDLRDANRRVDSFFKQVGDKMENRRPRREALIDDLRKQGFNISRAREE; encoded by the coding sequence ATGTGTGCAGCAAATGAATGGCTAGATAAGCAGTTGGACCACCGGACGATTCGCGAGTTTAAGGATCAAGCGGTGCCTGAAGAGATTGTTGACCAATTGGCGGAAGTGGCCATGCGGACAGCGACTAGCGAAGGGATGCAGATGGCTTCAATTATTCGGGTGAAGGACCCGGACAAGCGCCAGGCCATTGCTGAAGTGGGCAAGCAAGAATATATTGCCCGGGCCCCTGAACTCTGGATCTTCCTGGTGGATACCTACCGCAACCAACAGATTGCGGAGCGGGAAGGCCGGGAGAACCTAGCTGCCCATCAGTTGGAACGCTTCCTCCAAGGCTATAGTGATGCGGTACTGATGGCCCAAAATGTGAATAATGCGGTGGAATCCTTGGGCATGGGAGCTGTTTTCCTCGGTAGCATCCAGAATAATATGGGACAAATGATTGATATTTTAGATTTGCCAGCCCTAACCGCTCCAGTCCTAGGCCTGGCCTTTGGGGAACCTAACCAAAGCCCTCAATTGAAGCCTAGGATGCCTAAGTCTCTGCGTTTCTTTGAGGATACTTACCACTTGCCTGAGGACGCGGAAAGCCTCTTGGAAGATTACGACCAAGAGATGACGACTTATTATGACCTGCGCGATGCCAATCGGCGGGTCGACAGTTTCTTTAAACAGGTGGGCGACAAGATGGAAAATCGCCGGCCCCGACGTGAAGCCTTGATCGATGACCTGCGCAAGCAAGGTTTTAATATTAGCAGGGCTCGGGAAGAATAG
- a CDS encoding ABC transporter permease codes for MTHELVISPTSLALSFVLVLVALAISYKEKLVLNKDMLVAVVRMIVQLVVVGYILTYVFQIDSFWVTLVAMGIMIFNSAWNAKKRAQGLSNAFKISLIAIFSGIGLSVLILVLSGTLQFVPQQMIPITGMLAGNGMKIVGLCFNNMHTLFDARRQEVFEKLALGASTKQASWSIIHDTIKGALQPTIDGMRTLGLVTLPGMMTGMMMAGSMPLQAIMYQIMVYFMILSCGAVASILCTYLAYPHYFTEFGQLKEKF; via the coding sequence ATGACCCATGAACTCGTCATTAGTCCCACTTCTCTAGCTCTATCCTTCGTCCTCGTCTTGGTAGCGCTAGCGATTTCTTATAAGGAGAAGCTGGTCCTCAACAAAGATATGTTGGTTGCAGTTGTGCGTATGATTGTCCAATTAGTTGTGGTTGGCTACATCCTGACCTATGTCTTCCAGATCGATAGCTTCTGGGTGACCCTGGTAGCGATGGGGATCATGATCTTTAATTCAGCCTGGAACGCCAAGAAGCGTGCCCAAGGTCTAAGCAATGCCTTTAAGATTTCCCTAATAGCGATCTTTTCAGGGATTGGACTATCGGTGCTAATTTTGGTCCTATCTGGCACCCTGCAATTTGTGCCCCAGCAGATGATCCCGATTACCGGCATGCTGGCGGGTAACGGCATGAAGATTGTTGGGCTATGCTTTAATAATATGCACACTCTCTTCGATGCCCGCCGCCAGGAAGTCTTTGAGAAGCTGGCTCTCGGCGCCTCGACCAAGCAGGCCTCCTGGTCGATCATCCATGATACCATCAAGGGGGCTCTCCAACCGACCATCGATGGGATGCGGACCCTGGGTTTGGTCACCTTACCGGGCATGATGACCGGGATGATGATGGCTGGGTCCATGCCTCTTCAGGCGATCATGTACCAGATTATGGTTTACTTCATGATTTTGTCCTGCGGGGCAGTGGCCAGTATCCTCTGTACTTATTTGGCCTATCCCCACTACTTCACGGAATTCGGCCAATTGAAGGAAAAATTTTAG
- a CDS encoding ABC transporter ATP-binding protein, producing MAMLTLTDISYARDGRQILDKINLQVQAGESLSINGPSGSGKSTILKIIAQLLRQDSGQVTYQGKAAQSYDYQSYRQDVSYCVQNPVLFGKSVQDNFDFVAEVHQKALDQDRLTMLKAALGLADLTDDQGVETLSGGERQRLALIRHLVFPPKILLLDEVVSSLDEASAQAVWQLILTEADRWDMALLWVSHRPEDQDMADRSLYLVDGHLQEGGSKS from the coding sequence ATGGCTATGCTAACGTTGACGGATATCTCTTATGCTAGGGATGGCCGGCAGATCCTAGACAAGATTAATCTCCAAGTCCAAGCGGGAGAGTCTCTGTCTATTAATGGCCCCTCAGGCAGTGGCAAATCGACCATCCTGAAGATTATCGCCCAATTGCTTAGACAAGATAGCGGTCAAGTCACTTACCAGGGCAAAGCAGCCCAAAGCTATGACTATCAAAGCTACCGCCAAGACGTTTCTTATTGTGTCCAAAATCCCGTCCTCTTTGGCAAAAGCGTCCAGGATAACTTTGATTTTGTCGCCGAGGTCCATCAGAAGGCCCTGGACCAGGACCGCTTAACAATGCTTAAAGCGGCTCTAGGCTTAGCTGACCTGACCGATGACCAAGGGGTGGAGACCCTGTCAGGCGGCGAACGCCAGCGTCTGGCCTTGATCCGCCACCTGGTCTTCCCACCCAAGATCCTCTTATTGGATGAGGTTGTCTCTTCTTTGGATGAAGCTTCTGCCCAGGCTGTCTGGCAGCTTATTTTGACCGAAGCTGACCGCTGGGACATGGCCCTGCTTTGGGTTTCCCACCGGCCAGAAGACCAAGACATGGCCGACCGTTCCCTCTACTTAGTGGATGGTCACTTGCAGGAAGGAGGAAGTAAGTCATGA
- a CDS encoding class I SAM-dependent methyltransferase produces the protein MAHQYFDDNRDLAHDLKTYETELLGESFRFTTDSGVFSRDRLDFGSRLLLETTAHLDFPEGPFLDLGCGYGPVGTVLGRLHPERTIRMVDVSERALDLAQENTALNGVSNVAISRSSAYDQITDERFAAIFTNPPIRAGKQVVHQFLEGAYDQLLPGGLLLVVIQKKQGAPSARKKMEEVFGQVEEIERKKGYWILSSQK, from the coding sequence ATGGCACACCAATATTTTGATGACAATCGTGACTTGGCTCATGATCTCAAGACCTATGAGACGGAGCTTTTGGGGGAGAGCTTTCGTTTTACCACGGATAGTGGAGTCTTTTCGCGAGACCGCTTAGATTTTGGTTCACGCTTGCTCTTAGAGACTACTGCCCATTTAGACTTTCCAGAGGGTCCCTTCCTCGACCTAGGTTGTGGCTATGGCCCTGTGGGAACGGTGCTCGGCCGTCTTCACCCTGAACGCACCATTCGTATGGTGGATGTGAGTGAACGGGCCCTGGACCTAGCCCAGGAGAATACGGCCCTGAATGGGGTCTCCAATGTTGCCATCAGCCGGTCGTCAGCTTATGACCAGATCACAGATGAGCGCTTTGCGGCGATCTTCACGAATCCCCCTATCCGGGCCGGCAAGCAAGTCGTCCACCAGTTCCTAGAAGGGGCCTATGACCAGCTCTTGCCGGGAGGGCTTTTGTTGGTAGTGATCCAGAAGAAGCAAGGAGCTCCTAGCGCCCGGAAGAAGATGGAAGAAGTCTTTGGCCAAGTGGAAGAAATTGAACGCAAGAAAGGGTATTGGATTCTTTCGAGTCAGAAGTAA
- the rpoC gene encoding DNA-directed RNA polymerase subunit beta' has translation MVDVNKFESMKIGLASPDKIRSWSYGEVKKPETINYRTLKPEKDGLFCERIFGPSKDWECSCGKYKRIRYAGVVCDRCGVEVTRSKVRRERMGHIELATPVTHIWYFKGIPSRMGLLLDMSPRALEEVIYFASYVVTDAGDTPLEYKQLLSEKEFREYKAEYGNRFQAGMGAESIKTLLGQVNLEKECAELKEVLTSARGQKRTRAIRRLDILEAFRKSGNNPEWMVMDVIPVIPPELRPMVQLDGGRFATSDLNDLYRRVINRNNRLKRLLDLNAPNIIVQNEKRMLQEAVDALVDNGRRGRPVTGAGNRPLKSLSHMLKGKQGRFRQNLLGKRVDYSGRSVIAIGPSLKMYQCGLPKEMALELFKPFLMRELVGREIAANVKHAKRMIEHQDDKVWDVLEEIIKEHPVLLNRAPTLHRLGIQAFEPVLVEGKAIRLHPLACEAYNADFDGDQMAVHLPLGEEAQAEARILMLAATHILNPKDGQPVVTPSQDMVLGNYYLTMESAGAIGEGMAVSSVDEAMTAYKSGNVELHTRVVIDTDSLPGKNWTEDQKGKLIRTTIGKLFFNQIIPDGFNYLNEPTQENLNDSLPDKYFLEAGADVEEAIQRAELVPPFKKGYLESIIARVFKQFKVTETQMMLDRLKDLGFEFSTKSGITVGISDITVLDTKNELVDEGHKRVDNITKQYRRGLITDDERYEQVISTWNKVKDEIENRLKNSLSAENPFFIMMDSGARGNISNFTQLAGMRGLMAGPNGKIIELPVTSNFREGLSVQEMFISTHGARKGMTDTALKTADSGYLTRRLVDVAQDVIIKESNCHTDRGLRVSAIREGNEMIESLEERLTGRYLQKEVRHPETGEVLAHHDQLISEEVAKKIVEAGVEEVTIRSVFTCNTPYGVCKHCYGSDLATNGEVEVGEAVGTIAAQSIGEPGTQLTMRTFHTGGVAGDDITQGLPRVQEIVEARHPKGRAVITEVTGVVTDINQNEATREKTVNVKGVTDEREYVVPYTARMLVEVGDTIKRGDRLTEGSIDPKELLHITDALTVQTYMLSEIQRVYRMQGVDINDKHVEVMLRQMLRKVRVLDPGATDLLPGKLMDLEDFSKENAEAIKTGSIPATAQPVLLGITKAALETNSFLSAASFQETTKVLTDASIRGKRDNLLGLKENVIIGKIIPAGTGMARYRYMEPKKLGEVPTTEEYVTNEDGEQVIVEHPVEPENYVGHP, from the coding sequence TTGGTCGATGTTAATAAATTTGAAAGTATGAAGATCGGTTTAGCATCCCCTGATAAAATTCGTTCCTGGTCTTACGGTGAAGTGAAGAAACCAGAAACAATCAACTATCGGACGCTAAAACCTGAAAAAGACGGTCTTTTCTGTGAACGTATCTTTGGTCCCTCCAAGGACTGGGAATGTTCATGTGGGAAGTACAAACGGATTCGCTATGCGGGTGTCGTTTGTGACCGTTGTGGGGTAGAAGTTACCCGTTCTAAAGTTCGTCGGGAACGGATGGGCCATATTGAATTGGCAACACCCGTTACCCATATTTGGTATTTCAAAGGCATTCCTAGCCGGATGGGCCTCTTATTAGACATGAGCCCACGTGCCCTCGAAGAAGTAATTTACTTTGCTTCTTATGTGGTGACAGATGCCGGGGATACCCCTCTTGAATACAAGCAACTCTTATCAGAGAAAGAATTCCGTGAATACAAGGCGGAATACGGCAATCGTTTCCAAGCTGGTATGGGGGCAGAGTCTATTAAGACCCTCCTAGGCCAAGTTAACTTGGAGAAGGAATGCGCGGAATTGAAGGAAGTCCTAACCAGTGCACGCGGTCAAAAACGAACCCGGGCAATCCGTCGTTTGGATATCCTAGAAGCCTTCCGTAAGTCCGGTAATAATCCAGAGTGGATGGTTATGGATGTTATTCCAGTTATTCCACCAGAACTCCGCCCAATGGTCCAACTCGATGGGGGTCGTTTTGCGACATCTGACTTGAACGACCTTTACCGTCGGGTGATCAACCGGAATAACCGTTTGAAGCGCTTGTTAGACTTAAATGCGCCAAACATCATTGTTCAAAATGAAAAACGGATGCTCCAAGAAGCTGTCGATGCCTTGGTTGACAATGGCCGCCGTGGCCGTCCTGTTACAGGGGCCGGGAACCGTCCATTGAAGTCCCTATCCCATATGTTAAAAGGGAAACAAGGCCGCTTCCGTCAAAACTTGCTCGGTAAGCGTGTCGACTACTCTGGTCGTTCCGTTATCGCCATCGGTCCATCACTCAAGATGTACCAATGTGGTCTGCCTAAGGAAATGGCCTTGGAACTCTTCAAGCCTTTCTTAATGCGCGAATTAGTGGGCCGTGAAATTGCTGCTAACGTGAAGCATGCTAAGCGGATGATTGAGCACCAAGACGATAAGGTTTGGGATGTTCTTGAAGAAATTATCAAGGAACACCCTGTTCTCCTTAACCGGGCACCTACCCTTCACCGTTTGGGGATCCAGGCCTTTGAACCTGTCCTCGTTGAAGGGAAAGCCATCCGTCTCCACCCGCTAGCTTGTGAAGCTTATAATGCCGACTTTGATGGGGACCAAATGGCGGTCCACCTACCACTCGGCGAAGAAGCCCAAGCGGAAGCACGGATCTTGATGTTAGCTGCTACCCACATCTTGAACCCTAAAGATGGCCAGCCAGTTGTTACCCCATCTCAGGATATGGTTCTAGGGAACTACTACCTGACTATGGAAAGCGCAGGGGCTATCGGTGAAGGGATGGCCGTTTCTTCAGTTGATGAAGCGATGACAGCTTATAAGAGTGGCAATGTGGAATTGCACACCCGGGTAGTCATTGATACCGATTCCTTACCAGGCAAGAACTGGACGGAAGACCAAAAAGGTAAGCTTATCCGGACAACGATCGGGAAACTTTTCTTCAACCAAATTATTCCAGATGGCTTCAACTACTTGAACGAACCAACCCAAGAAAACTTGAATGATAGCTTGCCAGACAAGTACTTCTTAGAAGCTGGTGCTGACGTAGAAGAAGCTATCCAACGCGCAGAATTAGTCCCTCCATTCAAGAAGGGTTACTTAGAAAGCATCATCGCTCGCGTCTTCAAGCAATTCAAGGTAACGGAAACCCAAATGATGCTTGACCGCTTGAAGGATCTCGGTTTCGAATTCTCAACCAAGTCAGGGATCACGGTAGGTATCTCAGACATTACCGTTTTGGATACGAAGAATGAACTGGTAGATGAAGGCCACAAACGCGTGGATAACATCACCAAGCAATACCGTCGCGGTTTAATTACTGATGATGAACGCTATGAACAAGTCATTAGCACTTGGAACAAGGTCAAAGATGAAATTGAAAACCGCCTGAAGAACTCCCTATCGGCAGAAAACCCATTCTTCATCATGATGGACTCTGGGGCCCGGGGTAATATCTCTAACTTTACCCAGTTGGCCGGGATGCGGGGTCTGATGGCTGGTCCTAACGGTAAGATTATCGAATTGCCTGTAACCTCCAACTTCCGGGAAGGTTTATCGGTTCAAGAGATGTTTATCTCCACGCACGGTGCTCGTAAAGGGATGACCGATACGGCGCTGAAGACAGCCGACTCTGGTTACTTGACCCGTCGTCTGGTTGACGTGGCCCAAGATGTGATCATCAAGGAAAGCAATTGCCACACTGACCGTGGTTTGCGGGTTTCAGCTATCCGTGAAGGTAATGAAATGATTGAAAGCTTGGAAGAACGTCTGACAGGCCGCTACCTTCAAAAAGAAGTCCGCCATCCTGAAACAGGCGAAGTCCTTGCTCATCATGACCAATTGATTTCAGAAGAAGTAGCTAAGAAGATTGTAGAAGCTGGCGTTGAAGAAGTGACCATCCGCTCTGTCTTTACCTGCAACACGCCATACGGTGTCTGCAAGCACTGCTACGGCTCTGACTTGGCAACGAATGGTGAAGTTGAAGTCGGTGAAGCGGTCGGAACCATCGCTGCCCAATCGATCGGGGAGCCTGGTACCCAGTTGACCATGCGGACCTTCCACACGGGCGGGGTTGCCGGTGACGATATCACCCAAGGTCTCCCTCGTGTTCAAGAAATTGTGGAAGCACGCCATCCGAAAGGGCGCGCTGTGATTACAGAAGTCACAGGTGTTGTTACCGACATTAACCAAAACGAAGCAACCCGTGAAAAGACGGTTAACGTCAAAGGGGTTACAGATGAACGGGAATACGTTGTGCCTTATACAGCCCGTATGCTCGTTGAAGTAGGCGACACCATCAAACGTGGGGACCGTTTGACTGAAGGGTCAATCGATCCGAAAGAATTGCTCCACATCACGGATGCACTCACTGTTCAAACTTACATGTTAAGTGAAATTCAGCGGGTTTACCGGATGCAAGGGGTAGACATCAACGACAAGCACGTGGAAGTGATGCTCCGTCAAATGCTCCGTAAAGTACGTGTCCTCGATCCAGGGGCAACTGACCTCTTACCAGGTAAGTTGATGGACCTCGAAGACTTCAGCAAGGAAAATGCGGAAGCTATTAAGACGGGATCTATTCCAGCGACTGCCCAACCTGTCCTTCTTGGGATTACCAAGGCGGCTCTGGAAACCAATAGCTTCTTATCAGCTGCTTCCTTCCAGGAAACCACCAAGGTCCTTACCGATGCGTCGATTCGCGGCAAGCGGGATAACCTGCTCGGCCTGAAAGAGAATGTTATTATCGGTAAGATCATCCCAGCAGGTACAGGGATGGCCCGCTACCGTTACATGGAACCTAAGAAATTAGGCGAAGTGCCAACAACGGAAGAATATGTGACCAATGAAGATGGGGAACAAGTGATTGTTGAACACCCTGTTGAGCCTGAAAACTATGTGGGACACCCATAG
- the rpoB gene encoding DNA-directed RNA polymerase subunit beta, whose protein sequence is MSGHDVKFGKHSVRRSYSRINEVLELPDLIEIQTDSYKWFLEDGIVSMFKDISPIEDHAGKLALEFVDYKFQEPKYDVSESRAQDANYAAPMYAKLRLINKESGEIKDQEVFFGDFPLMTEAGTFIVNGSERVIVSQLVRSPGVYFNEKVDKNGRHSFGTTVIPNRGAWLETETDAKGISYVRIDRTRKIQLSVLVRALGFSQDDQIREIFGSSKTLEDTIEKDLHKNESDTRTEEALKDIYERLRPGEPKTAESSRNLLVSRFFDPHRYDLAPVGRYKINKKLDLKHRLAGQVLAENIVDPETGEILLAKDTEVSRDLMEDLGKALDQGANTVEIYPNDQAVVPEPVRLQVVKVYAPNDPDRVINVIGNANPADDVKALTVADIMASISYFLNLYEGLGKTDDIDHLGNRRIRSVGELLQNQFRIGLSRMERVVRERMSTQDVDTVTPQQLVNIRPVVAAIKEFFGSSQLSQFMDQNNPLSELTHKRRLSALGPGGLTRDRAGYEVRDVHYSHYGRMCPIETPEGPNIGLINSLATYAKINEYGFIETPYRRVSWDTHKVTDKIDYLTADEEDNYIIAQGNSELNEDGSFASDKVMARYVEENIEVSPEQVDYMDVSPKQVVAVATACIPFLENDDSNRALMGANMQRQAVPLLQPNSPLIGTGMEYKAAHDSGTAVIAKESGTVEFVDAREVRVRRENGALDKYGLIKYHRSNGSTCYNQKPLVRTGEEVEAGDILADGPSMQNGELALGQNPLIAFMTWDGYNYEDAVILSERLVKDDVYTSIHIDELESEARDTKLGPEEITREIPNVGEDALKNLDDRGIVYVGAEVKDGDILVGKVTPKGVTELSPEEHLLHAIFGEKAREVRDTSLRVPHGGGGIVNDVKIFLRENGDELKPGVSMLVRVYIVQKRKIQVGDKMAGRHGNKGVVSLVLPMEDMPYMPDGTPVDIMLNPLGVPSRMNIGQVLELHLGMAARNMGIKIATPVFDGAVDEDIWSAVEEAGMASDAKTVLYDGRTGEPFDNRVSVGVMYYLKLSHMVDDKLHARSIGPYSLVTQQPLGGKAQFGGQRFGEMEVWALEAYGAAYTLQEILTYKSDDVTGRVQTYEAIVKGEPIPRPGVPESFRVLVKELQSLGLDIQVLDADDKEIDLRDMDEDTNNFNHKEDKKENAETNEDKTDDKEDKSDNKEITAKEAE, encoded by the coding sequence ATGTCGGGACATGATGTCAAGTTTGGGAAGCACAGCGTTCGCCGGAGTTATTCGCGCATCAACGAAGTGCTCGAACTACCAGATTTAATTGAAATTCAAACAGATTCTTATAAATGGTTCTTAGAAGATGGGATTGTATCCATGTTCAAGGATATCTCACCGATTGAAGACCATGCAGGGAAGTTAGCTTTGGAATTCGTGGATTACAAATTCCAAGAGCCTAAGTATGATGTCTCAGAATCACGCGCTCAAGATGCCAACTATGCGGCGCCAATGTATGCGAAACTACGTCTGATCAACAAGGAATCAGGTGAAATCAAGGACCAAGAAGTCTTCTTCGGGGACTTCCCATTGATGACTGAAGCTGGGACCTTCATTGTTAACGGGTCCGAGCGGGTAATCGTTTCGCAGTTGGTTCGTTCACCAGGGGTTTACTTCAATGAGAAGGTAGACAAGAACGGCCGCCACTCTTTCGGGACAACGGTTATTCCTAACCGTGGGGCCTGGTTAGAAACGGAAACAGACGCTAAGGGCATTTCTTATGTACGGATTGACCGGACCCGGAAGATCCAACTATCTGTCCTCGTTCGTGCACTTGGCTTCTCCCAAGATGACCAGATCCGCGAAATCTTCGGCTCTAGCAAGACCCTCGAAGATACCATTGAAAAAGACCTCCATAAGAATGAATCCGATACCCGGACAGAAGAGGCCTTAAAGGATATTTACGAACGCCTGCGTCCAGGTGAACCGAAGACGGCAGAATCCTCAAGAAACTTGCTGGTTTCACGCTTCTTTGACCCACACCGCTATGACTTGGCACCAGTTGGTCGCTACAAGATCAATAAGAAACTGGACTTAAAACACCGCTTAGCTGGCCAAGTGCTTGCAGAAAACATCGTGGATCCTGAAACCGGGGAAATTCTACTCGCTAAGGATACAGAAGTTAGCCGTGACCTGATGGAAGACCTAGGCAAGGCCCTAGACCAAGGTGCCAATACGGTTGAAATTTACCCTAATGACCAAGCGGTTGTGCCAGAGCCTGTCCGCCTACAAGTGGTGAAGGTTTATGCGCCAAATGATCCAGACCGCGTGATCAATGTGATTGGGAACGCTAATCCAGCCGACGATGTGAAGGCCTTGACCGTTGCTGATATTATGGCTTCAATCAGCTACTTCTTGAACCTTTATGAAGGTTTGGGCAAGACCGATGATATCGACCACTTGGGTAACCGCCGGATCCGCTCAGTGGGTGAACTCTTACAGAACCAATTCCGAATTGGTCTTTCACGGATGGAAAGAGTGGTTCGGGAACGGATGTCTACCCAAGATGTCGATACGGTGACCCCACAACAATTAGTTAATATCCGTCCCGTGGTTGCTGCGATTAAGGAATTCTTCGGTTCCTCCCAGCTGTCACAGTTCATGGACCAAAACAACCCCCTATCTGAGTTGACCCATAAGCGTCGTCTCTCTGCTTTGGGGCCAGGCGGTTTGACCCGTGACCGGGCAGGCTATGAAGTTCGGGATGTGCACTATTCCCACTACGGTCGGATGTGTCCAATCGAAACGCCTGAAGGTCCGAATATCGGGCTGATCAACTCGCTGGCGACTTATGCCAAGATCAATGAGTACGGCTTTATCGAAACCCCTTACCGTCGGGTGAGCTGGGATACCCACAAAGTAACCGACAAGATCGATTACCTAACTGCCGATGAAGAAGATAATTACATCATTGCCCAAGGGAACTCGGAATTAAACGAAGATGGGTCCTTTGCTTCAGACAAGGTGATGGCTCGTTATGTGGAAGAGAATATCGAAGTAAGCCCTGAACAAGTGGACTACATGGACGTGTCACCTAAGCAGGTAGTCGCTGTCGCAACCGCATGTATCCCCTTCTTGGAAAACGACGACTCCAACCGTGCCTTAATGGGGGCTAACATGCAGCGTCAAGCGGTGCCGCTTCTCCAACCAAACTCCCCACTTATCGGGACGGGTATGGAATACAAGGCAGCCCACGACTCAGGGACAGCTGTTATTGCTAAAGAGTCAGGGACAGTTGAATTTGTTGACGCCCGCGAAGTTCGTGTCCGTCGTGAAAATGGTGCCCTCGATAAGTACGGCTTAATCAAGTACCACCGGTCAAATGGGTCCACCTGCTACAACCAAAAACCACTGGTTCGGACTGGTGAAGAAGTGGAAGCTGGGGACATCCTAGCTGATGGGCCATCCATGCAGAATGGGGAATTGGCATTGGGCCAAAACCCACTGATCGCCTTCATGACTTGGGATGGTTACAACTACGAAGATGCGGTTATCCTTTCTGAACGTTTGGTTAAGGATGATGTGTATACTTCTATCCATATCGATGAATTAGAATCTGAAGCCCGCGATACCAAACTCGGGCCAGAAGAAATCACACGTGAAATCCCTAATGTTGGGGAAGATGCTCTGAAGAATCTTGATGACCGCGGCATTGTTTATGTCGGTGCGGAAGTTAAGGACGGAGATATCCTAGTAGGTAAGGTAACGCCTAAGGGAGTAACCGAACTTTCTCCAGAAGAACACTTGCTCCACGCTATCTTCGGTGAAAAAGCCCGTGAAGTACGTGACACCTCACTCCGTGTCCCTCACGGTGGTGGCGGTATCGTTAATGATGTGAAGATCTTCCTGCGTGAAAACGGGGATGAACTCAAACCAGGCGTCAGCATGCTGGTTCGGGTTTATATTGTCCAAAAACGTAAAATCCAAGTCGGCGATAAGATGGCTGGTCGCCACGGGAACAAAGGGGTTGTTTCCCTCGTTCTCCCAATGGAAGACATGCCATATATGCCAGACGGGACACCTGTTGATATCATGCTGAACCCACTTGGGGTACCTTCACGGATGAATATCGGACAAGTATTGGAACTCCATCTCGGAATGGCTGCCCGCAACATGGGTATTAAGATCGCTACTCCAGTATTCGATGGGGCAGTGGATGAAGACATTTGGTCAGCAGTTGAAGAAGCTGGCATGGCCTCAGACGCTAAGACTGTCCTCTACGATGGACGGACCGGTGAACCCTTCGATAACCGGGTTTCTGTTGGTGTGATGTACTACCTGAAACTTTCCCACATGGTCGACGACAAACTCCACGCTCGGTCAATTGGGCCATACTCCTTAGTTACCCAACAACCACTGGGTGGTAAGGCACAATTCGGGGGACAACGTTTCGGTGAAATGGAAGTTTGGGCACTGGAAGCCTACGGGGCAGCCTACACCCTCCAAGAAATCTTGACCTACAAGTCAGATGACGTCACTGGCCGGGTACAAACCTACGAAGCCATCGTCAAGGGTGAACCTATCCCACGTCCAGGTGTTCCCGAATCCTTCCGCGTACTGGTCAAAGAATTACAGTCACTCGGCCTAGACATCCAAGTCCTCGACGCCGACGACAAAGAAATCGACCTACGTGATATGGACGAAGACACCAACAATTTCAACCACAAAGAAGACAAAAAAGAAAACGCAGAAACAAACGAAGACAAGACTGACGACAAAGAAGACAAATCAGACAACAAAGAAATCACAGCAAAAGAAGCAGAGTAA